The Paenibacillus sp. YPG26 genome includes a window with the following:
- a CDS encoding carboxylic ester hydrolase has protein sequence MVPNYVITLVLVMIALNKLFRGRHPQSSESIIPVTSHKPRTFGKLLLLVLICLVTFLPPLALPVFHFETPTGSYAVGTTQYHWKDPSRNRGLNIQVWYPADHTEDAAHAPYSPDLGNLAEGLSQAYAIPEFLLDYIGLVHTPAYMNVPVAQRATSYPVILFSHGFPGGRYTNTFQTVDLASHGFIVVSVEHTDGSLTTVFPGGKYIGVDPNLPHYADLAAWDQLVSNIWVKDTQFVIDKLEQLNRENSQSMFRGRLDLQRIGMLGHSFGGANAAQVMLTDKRVQAAINMDGTFFGTGDLGRGLPRPFLFMSSDPPITSNDLLTNPSDSVLAANGLTRDEYKVLQQIPVRKQQALQNGGQELLIPHADHLTFSDFYLISPVLSWMNGRFDTREVQRSINEQTLNFFVKHLNYKE, from the coding sequence ATGGTTCCCAACTACGTCATTACATTAGTACTGGTCATGATTGCGCTCAATAAGTTATTCCGGGGCAGACATCCACAGTCCAGTGAATCTATTATCCCGGTAACAAGTCATAAGCCGCGGACATTTGGAAAGCTCCTTCTGCTTGTGCTCATTTGTTTGGTCACCTTCCTGCCTCCTCTGGCCCTGCCTGTCTTTCACTTCGAGACACCAACCGGCTCATACGCCGTGGGAACCACTCAGTATCACTGGAAAGACCCCTCACGGAATCGGGGCTTGAATATCCAAGTATGGTATCCGGCCGATCACACCGAGGACGCAGCCCATGCTCCCTATTCACCCGACCTGGGGAATCTAGCTGAGGGCCTCAGTCAGGCCTATGCTATACCCGAATTTTTATTAGATTACATTGGACTTGTTCATACCCCGGCCTATATGAATGTACCTGTTGCTCAGAGGGCAACCAGCTATCCGGTCATTCTATTCTCACACGGATTTCCTGGAGGGCGGTATACGAATACCTTTCAGACCGTGGACCTTGCCAGCCATGGATTTATTGTAGTCTCTGTAGAACATACGGACGGATCATTAACAACCGTGTTCCCAGGAGGTAAATATATTGGTGTTGACCCGAACCTGCCTCATTACGCCGACCTAGCTGCTTGGGACCAGCTAGTCAGCAACATCTGGGTTAAGGATACACAGTTCGTGATTGACAAGCTGGAACAGCTTAATCGGGAGAATTCACAGAGTATGTTTAGAGGGAGATTAGATCTGCAGCGGATCGGAATGTTGGGCCACTCCTTTGGAGGAGCTAATGCAGCCCAAGTCATGCTTACCGACAAACGCGTACAGGCAGCCATCAATATGGATGGAACTTTTTTTGGAACAGGGGATTTAGGCCGCGGCCTGCCGAGACCCTTCTTATTCATGAGCTCTGACCCACCTATTACAAGCAATGATCTGTTGACCAATCCTTCCGACAGCGTGCTTGCTGCAAACGGACTAACACGCGACGAATATAAGGTTCTTCAGCAAATTCCTGTTCGCAAGCAGCAGGCACTTCAGAATGGAGGACAGGAGCTCCTTATTCCTCATGCGGATCATCTCACCTTTAGCGACTTCTATCTTATCTCCCCTGTACTCTCTTGGATGAACGGGCGCTTTGATACCCGAGAGGTTCAACGATCGATTAATGAACAAACCCTCAATTTTTTTGTGAAGCATTTGAACTATAAGGAGTAA
- a CDS encoding BofC C-terminal domain-containing protein, which translates to MNIFRIKKYFKRRWRRWRKAIWTISACGIVAWLAWLGTPLSGQLEAVMTREEPAVLETLADLQTASEQVPSKEFRQAINDIDRVRTVHLNKIYTCGEESQVLGNLNGKEIADLQNKHPDWTGHVDREGHVWFDHHIRDLSDICKRSGYIGLDSKGNLSLFEGPPKDEKVMRTFFQLDIESMESALPKEVVYQLKQGIRIEDVEEYNSVLSTFSDYATTSSQKVMKLN; encoded by the coding sequence GTGAATATTTTCCGGATTAAGAAGTACTTCAAGAGACGCTGGAGAAGATGGAGAAAGGCGATATGGACGATATCCGCATGCGGTATTGTGGCTTGGCTGGCTTGGCTGGGTACGCCGCTCTCAGGTCAATTAGAGGCTGTGATGACCCGGGAAGAGCCTGCTGTTCTTGAGACTCTGGCAGACCTCCAGACGGCTTCTGAGCAAGTTCCGTCTAAGGAGTTTAGACAAGCCATTAATGATATTGATCGGGTCAGAACCGTCCATTTGAATAAAATATACACTTGCGGGGAAGAAAGTCAGGTACTCGGTAACCTGAACGGCAAGGAAATAGCCGATCTGCAGAACAAGCACCCGGACTGGACTGGCCATGTAGACCGAGAGGGGCATGTGTGGTTCGATCATCACATTCGGGATCTGTCTGACATATGTAAGAGGTCGGGATATATTGGACTGGATTCCAAAGGGAACCTTAGTCTTTTTGAAGGACCACCCAAGGATGAGAAGGTGATGCGCACCTTTTTCCAACTGGATATCGAATCCATGGAGAGCGCGCTGCCTAAAGAGGTAGTGTATCAGCTCAAGCAAGGAATCAGGATTGAGGATGTTGAGGAGTATAACAGCGTATTGTCGACTTTTAGCGACTACGCCACGACTTCGTCGCAGAAGGTAATGAAGCTGAATTAA